The Lycium ferocissimum isolate CSIRO_LF1 chromosome 10, AGI_CSIRO_Lferr_CH_V1, whole genome shotgun sequence genome window below encodes:
- the LOC132033743 gene encoding MDIS1-interacting receptor like kinase 2-like has protein sequence MGLWDVVLSYNELESAIPTNKAFMNASLEGNKGLCGNVTGFQPCERPFSMVKKHSMTKEHKLILITVLPILGALALLCGFAGDKRSRVRDVERRDSIDKDDGLLSISTVHGSSLYWDILKATEEFDATFCIGQGGFGSVYKVNLPSLGNVAVKRLHSSFEIKHRKSFMNEVRALTGIKHRNIVRLFGFCSNAQHSFLVYEYVERGSLSTILSNEVESKKLDWLKRLNIIKGVAFALSYMHHDCSPPIVHRDISSCNLLLDSEFEARVSDFGIAKILKPDSSICTALAGTYGYVAPELAYTMKVTEMCDVYSFGVLALEIIKGKHLGEYLTLLANSSTRDVQLSDLLYECLSHPEDEVKELMVFIIKRASSCLLENPKSRPTMHFISHMLSMDPPVHQIP, from the exons ATGGGTTTGTGGGATGTCGTCTTGTCATACAATGAGTTGGAAAGTGCAATACCAACTAATAAAGCTTTCATGAATGCCTCATTAGAAGGTAATAAAGGTCTTTGTGGCAATGTAACTGGATTCCAACCTTGCGAAAGGCCATTCTCTATGGTGAAGAAGCACTCAATGACGAAGGAACATAAACTCATCCTCATCACTGTACTTCCTATTCTGGGAGCACTAGCGCTTCTCTGTGGTTTTGCTGGTGACAAAAGAAGCAGAGTTAGAGACGTTGAAAGACGGGATTCCATTGACAAAGATGATGGTTTGCTTTCGATATCCACGGTACATGGAAGTTCATTATACTGGGATATCTTAAAAGCCACAGAGGAGTTTGATGCAACATTTTGCATTGGGCAAGGAGGGTTCGGAAGCGTTTACAAGGTAAACCTTCCATCATTGGGGAATGTAGCCGTGAAGCGACTTCATTCCTCATTTGAGATTAAGCATCGCAAAAGCTTCATGAATGAAGTAAGAGCGTTGACAGGGATTAAGCATCGGAACATTGTGAGACTCTTTGGCTTTTGTTCGAATGCTCAACACTCGTTCTTGGTTTATGAGTACGTGGAGAGGGGGAGTTTGTCTACTATTTTGAGCAACGAAGTAGAGTCCAAGAAATTGGATTGGCTTAAAAGGCTGAATATCATCAAAGGCGTTGCTTTTGCTTTATCTTACATGCACCACGATTGCTCACCCCCGATTGTTCATCGAGACATATCAAGCTGTAATCTTTTGCTTGATTCCGAATTTGAAGCTCGCGTTTCTGATTTTGGCATAGCTAAGATTCTCAAGCCAGACTCATCCATTTGTACCGCACTTGCAGGCACATATGGCTATGTAGCACCAG AGCTTGCCTATACAATGAAGGTTACAGAAATGTGTGACGTCTATAGCTTTGGAGTATTAGCATTGGAGATAATCAAAGGAAAGCATCTTGGTGAATACCTTACTCTTCTAGCAAATTCATCGACAAGAGATGTGCAGCTTAGCGATTTGCTATATGAATGCCTTTCACATCCTGAAGATGAAGTAAAAGAACTTATGGTTTTCATCATCAAGCGAGCAAGCTCGTGTTTgcttgaaaatccaaaatcaagGCCAACAATGCACTTCATCTCTCATATGTTATCAATGGATCCACCAGTTCATCAGATTCCATGA